GCTCCACCTGATCGAGTGCGGTTGGCTTCGAATCGATCTCGAGCCTCAACCTTGATGCGGCTTCGTCCACGGCATCGATAGCCTTGTCCGGAAGCGCACGGTCCATAATGTAGCGGTCCGTCATCTGAGCTGCAGCGACAAGCGCGCTGTCTTGAATCTGAACGCCGTGGTGAATCTCAAAGCGCTGTTTGATGCCGCGCAGAATTTGAACACATTCCTCGACGCTTGCCTCGTCCACAAAGATACGCTGGAAGCGCCGCTCGAATGCAGCATCGGGCTCAATATACTGCCGAAACTCTTCCACCGTGGTCGTGCCGATGATGCTCAGCTCGCCGCGCGCAAGTGCGGGCTTGAGGAGGTTGGACGCGTTCATCGGCCCATCACCTCCACCGGCACCCATCAATTGATGAATCTCGTCGATAAAGAGGATGATCTTGCCTTCGCTGGCAACGATTTCCGTGACGATCGCCTTGATTCGCTCTTCGAATTGCCCTCGGAGACTCGTACCCGCAACCAGAGAGCCCAAATCCAGCGAGAAAATGCGCTTGTTCTTCAAGCCAAGCGGCACGTCATCCGCGTGCATACGCTGGGCGAGCGCCTCGACGATGGCAGTTTTGCCAACGCCAGGTTCGCCGACGAGCACGGGGTTGTTTTTAGACCGTCTGGAGAGGACCTGCATGATGCGACGAATCTCAGAATCGCGGCCGATAAACTGGTCGAGTTTGCCCTGCCCCGCGAGTTTCGTCAGGTCGGTCGCGTACTTCTCCAAGATTTCCGACATCGGCCCTTCAGCGCTCGTGATCGGCTTTCCTCCACGGCTCTGTTTGAGCTCACCACGCAATTTCGTAGCGTCCACTTCGAGCTTCTTAAACTGAGAATGTGCGAAGGTTCCAGGGATTTCCGTCATCGCGATCAGGACGTGATCGGTATTGGCGAACTGATCTCCCGACTTCTCGGCCTCTTCACCCGCACGGGTCAGAATATCGAGTAGCTTCTTGCCGACAAAGACCTGGGAGGTGCTTTTGTACGCCTTTGGAACTAACTCAAGTTCTTCGATGACCCCGCGGCCAAGCGCTTTGGTATCCACACCGAGCTTCTGGAGCGTACTCGAACCAAGTCCGTCTTCGTCTTCGAGAATCGCGAGGAGCACGTGCTCCGTCTCGACATGTTGGTGGTTTAACTTTGAAGCGAGTGTTTGAGCACGCTCGAGGTGCTTTCTTGCTTGCTTCGTAAACTTCGCGAGATCGAACTTGTTCGTCATGTCTCCTCACTCTCGTCCGGGGTCGGCGGAGACTAACCCTAAGCCGGTAGACGTTCAAGGTCGATATACGCCTTGGAAGGGACAATAATCTCCGGATTTGCTTTGCCTTCCAGATGCTTTCCGAGCTTGCGCTTGAAGGCATGCAGAACCTTCTCATCCTGATGGGTAAGCACCACCCTGCTGGGCGCTAGATCTTCCACCGCTCTCATCAGATGCACGGGTGGAGCGTGAAGTGTGAGCTCGAGAATCGAAGCCTGCACACGCCGTCTTCCAAGACCTTGGACCTTCGCGCGGTTGCCGGCGTGTAGGAATTGGTCACCAAGGCTCCGGGACTTCACCCCGTTAACGATGCGCACGCTCTTCGTCGCGTCCCCGATGATAGACTGGACCAGCGCCCTTGAAGGGGTGTTAAAGTCGAGCTCCTTTCCAGCGGCCAGCACCACGCCTCCTTGCTCCAGGGTGCGAACGCAATCGTGCGTGAGCCCAAAGTCGGCCTCGGGCAAAAAAGAGCGCAGGTTCTCGTGTACGCAAAACCCGTCCCGTCCCTTCAAACTCTCCCAAACAAGCCTCGCCTCGCCCACCGGACTAGCCAGAATCAGTGCGCCACTGAGCGAGCCGAGAGTCTGGATAGCCTCTTCAAATGAATAGCCGTCCAACTCGTGATGAGCCGCCAGAGCGGATTCAAGGATCAGAGTGTCCACGTCCCCTGGCCAGAACACGGGTTCGATTCCAGGCATCTGAAAAGGGCTCCAATCACCTGTGTAGAGAAGCCGGTGGGCCGGGGCCTTACGCTCCACCAAGAGCATGGAGCTACCTGGAACGTGTCCGGCAGGGAGCAACGTCAGCTCAAACTCATCGTGAACAAAGGGGGCGTGGAACTTTTTGGGCTCGAAGGTGTCAACTATGGCATGAGCACGTCCAATTTTGCCGCCTCTCATTTTGAGTTCATTGACCAAGACCGCCTCGAGAGACCGAAGCGTTTGCACACTCGCGACGCGACGCGCACGGGGAAATCTCTCCACGAGGTCGATCAACGCGCCGACGTGATCCACATGGGCGTGACTGACAAAAATCAGCCCCACGTCCTCTATCTCTTGCGTGGCATTGGCTCCGGCATCCAAAAGCAGCCCACCAGAATTCCCCTGAAGGTACCACGTAGTCCCGGATTCGTGCCGCCTTCCGATAGACACACCAAGCAACTTCAACACAATTGACCCTTGATTTGGCGAACCATTATGTCCACGTTACAATCCACACCTGTTAAGTCGCCGTCTGTACCTTTGGAGTCGGACTTCATGTCAAAGAGTCGCATAGAAATCGATTGGAGAAGAGCGCTGATTCCAATCTCATTGGCCATCATGTTCTTGATGGTCTTTTACTTCAAGACACCGTTATGGGCACTCGCGCTCTTCATGCTCTGGATGCCGATCTACTACCTCGCCTACCCGTGGTACTTGCGAAAACGATGGCTAAATTTTGAGCGTGAATTCGCGTTTCATTTCCAGCAGCGAAACTTCAAGACCCTGCTGCAATTTTATCGCGACAACTGGTTTTTGCGAAAATTTGGACCGCGCGCCGAGATGCTCACAAAGCTCTCACTGATCTACTCAGGAATGGAGAAATACAGAGAGGCAGAACAGGTGCTTGAACAAGCCATCGAGCTGACACCGTCCACGCACCGCGACAGGCTCTACTACAATCTTGCGAACGTGAAATACGAGCTCGGCAAGTACGATGAAGCTGAGCAGATGTACAAAGCCCTGAATCGCGGGACGCCCTTTGGTCAGACGGTTCGTGTGCAGCTCGCGCTAATCGATCTACAGCGAGGGCGCTCGGTGGCCGCTGCAAAAAAGACCCTGCAAACCGAACTCGAAAACTCAACGGGAGTACTCAAAACTCGAATCACTGACGCCTTGAGCCGCGCTTAGTCTAGGCCCGCTCAATCAGGAAGCGCACCCATTCTCACGGCCACTTCAGCGTCCTGATTTCCACGTCGAATCTTAACCTTGACGTCTTCGCCAACCCCGATATTACCTGCAACCCAGGCTAGCTGGTCGGCGTCCGTGATCTCGGAGTCTTGGATCGACAAGATGATATCTCCCGGCCTTAGTTGCGCTGCATCTGCAGGTCCGCCGCGAACGATACGAGTCACAAGAGCCCCCTCTTTCTCAACTCCTAACTCCTTGGCGAGTCTCTCAGGAACCTCTTCTACGTAGATACCGAGCCAGCTTCGCTCAACACGGCCTTTTTCGAGCTTCGGCAAAAGCTCCTTGACCATGTTGATCGGAATCGCAAAGCCGATGCCCTGAGCACCGGCGTTTACGGCAGTATTGATGCCAACGACCTCACCCTTGAGGTTGATGAGCGCGCCCCCGCTGTTGCCGGGATTGATAGAGGCATCGGTCTGGATGAAGTCCTGATACCTCATATCACCAAGTGGAATCTGTTTTCGGCCCGTTGCGCTGACGATTCCGGCTGTCACAGTGCTGGTCAAACCGAGCGGATTTCCAATCGCCACCACCCAATCACCCACGCGCAACTGGTCCGAGTCAGCGAGTTTAAGCGCCGGAAGATCTTTTGCTTCTTCGAGCTCTAGCAACGCGAGGTCAGTTTTCGGGTCATCTCCAACCACGCGCGCCTTAAAGCGACGCTCGTCGAACAAGCGCACTTCAATCTCACTGGCCCCGGCGATGACATGATGATTCGTCAAGACGCGGCCGGACGGGTCGATGAGGAAGCCCGATCCAAGACTCTCGCGTGAGCGCTCCTCAGGCACCATACCCGGAAAGGCAAAAGGATGAGGGCGAGTTCTGATTTTGGTTCGCGTGAAAATGTTGACGACTGCGGGCCTTGCTCCCTCGACCACATCA
This Microvenator marinus DNA region includes the following protein-coding sequences:
- a CDS encoding trypsin-like peptidase domain-containing protein, which translates into the protein MRSLVLLMFSLGLAACQSAAEEPQSAPLASDAPAPNASAPPAPPVAGAPPTFADVVEGARPAVVNIFTRTKIRTRPHPFAFPGMVPEERSRESLGSGFLIDPSGRVLTNHHVIAGASEIEVRLFDERRFKARVVGDDPKTDLALLELEEAKDLPALKLADSDQLRVGDWVVAIGNPLGLTSTVTAGIVSATGRKQIPLGDMRYQDFIQTDASINPGNSGGALINLKGEVVGINTAVNAGAQGIGFAIPINMVKELLPKLEKGRVERSWLGIYVEEVPERLAKELGVEKEGALVTRIVRGGPADAAQLRPGDIILSIQDSEITDADQLAWVAGNIGVGEDVKVKIRRGNQDAEVAVRMGALPD
- a CDS encoding tetratricopeptide repeat protein, with product MSKSRIEIDWRRALIPISLAIMFLMVFYFKTPLWALALFMLWMPIYYLAYPWYLRKRWLNFEREFAFHFQQRNFKTLLQFYRDNWFLRKFGPRAEMLTKLSLIYSGMEKYREAEQVLEQAIELTPSTHRDRLYYNLANVKYELGKYDEAEQMYKALNRGTPFGQTVRVQLALIDLQRGRSVAAAKKTLQTELENSTGVLKTRITDALSRA
- a CDS encoding MBL fold metallo-hydrolase translates to MLKLLGVSIGRRHESGTTWYLQGNSGGLLLDAGANATQEIEDVGLIFVSHAHVDHVGALIDLVERFPRARRVASVQTLRSLEAVLVNELKMRGGKIGRAHAIVDTFEPKKFHAPFVHDEFELTLLPAGHVPGSSMLLVERKAPAHRLLYTGDWSPFQMPGIEPVFWPGDVDTLILESALAAHHELDGYSFEEAIQTLGSLSGALILASPVGEARLVWESLKGRDGFCVHENLRSFLPEADFGLTHDCVRTLEQGGVVLAAGKELDFNTPSRALVQSIIGDATKSVRIVNGVKSRSLGDQFLHAGNRAKVQGLGRRRVQASILELTLHAPPVHLMRAVEDLAPSRVVLTHQDEKVLHAFKRKLGKHLEGKANPEIIVPSKAYIDLERLPA